ACTTCACTGATCTATACCAGagacaaaatatcaaataaacatgacgttttatttatttattattatcaatgttaaTATGATAtatgttatttaaatgttataaaatcCCACTGTCTTGACTCTTCACAATTTTCTCCAGACTGAAAGcgactgcgcaccagtgcgcTCCAGTCCCACTTGTGGCACTAAAGGTTTTCCGAATTATTTCCGAGACATCGGTCTAATCTGTTATGATTAGATCCACGCAATCTCATAACATTTTTGGAAAGCTAACCAAATCATACAAATTCTTCTCGCGACGGTGAATTAATTCTTTTAATACAGGAAAACGTAGTTAATGACGACTGCGCACAAAGCGCCAATTGAAGTCTGGTTGAGTGTGTGTAATCCGCAGCACTTCCGAATCTCATCGCATACTGGCAGCGTTGCGCGTACGGAGAGGGACTCGCAGCAGAGGAGATACTTTTGTCTTTAGGGCTGTCTGGCTCGTCTTACCTCTCTTTGGCTAAATTAGACTGTTGTGATGCGCATTCCCGTAGATCCCAGCGCCGGACGGAGGTTCAGTCCGCCGGTGTCGGTGAAGATGAACGATGTGAACTCCAGCGCGGGACACCAGCTGCAGCAGGATGGCGCGGTGGTGCCAAGACTCCGTGCGCAAGAGAACCGCTCCATGGCCGAGATCATCGCCGACCACCCCGCCGaactggtccgaaccgacagtcCAAACTTTCTCTGCTCGGTTCTGCCTTCTCATTGGAGATGTAATAAAACCCTACCGGTTGCTTATAAGGTACGGACTTGTTTTTACACTTTCGGAGATGGGTTGTTTGGAAAACGCTTTAATTTTTATGAAAGCGCGCAAAAACGCACTTGTCAAACTTTTCATtcgtgttaatgtaacattgtggTTAAATTAGAAATTGTCGAATAGGCCTAATACTAAAGTATAGTAATTTAATTATTTCCTGGGCTTTTCATAGTTACAGATAGATCCTCTTAGCATTACAGTAGCCTCATTTATTAGAGTGACATGTAATACGTGTATTATACGTGTactatatactataatatatacataatattatAGAACAACTACATATAACGTGttattgttttatgttagattttgtgtCAGTATAACTTTATAAAGTGGAAAATATGAGGCTTGTGCaagtcgattttttttttttttttttttgcagctttaACACTATAATACACTTGACAAATAAGAAAGTGATTAAACAATAATTCAACAGGctaattaataaaaacatatttaaactaCATTAATAAGTATATAATTcaccaaaacatttaaacaatgtgctgtttaaatataaattatagtatttgctGGAGAACCATTATTTGTATTCTCTATCCCTTTAGGAACAGCATTCagcattaatttaattttcaaacgaaaagtgtaattttattaattttagtcaattttgCTGACTTTGTTTATTTGCGTAGTTATGCTTTCAGAATTATATAGCTTCCCTGAGTCAATGAAATCAATCGTTCACTTAAAACTGTAGTAAGAGTGTGTGAACAGCCCTTTCCTCTTAATATCACACCTCGGTGATATTAATCCTCTTTTTCATAAGAAATTATTAAATTGTTCTGACATTATTCACTGTTTGATGTGTAACTAGCCTGTGGCAGAATCTTGGCTCATGTGTTTTTGGTCAGGCCTGTGCAGGTGTGTTTAACTAGGTAATTGGCAAATAAGCCGGTAATGATGAAATAGCAAGAATTGCGAGAACATATGCAAATACGTGCCCTTTGGTGCAACACAAGGTGACTTATATTTTGACTGTACTTTAGGGAATTTAATGTAACCCAGGTTTTACAAACATAAGTTAAATAAACATAATGACgacgacagacaaacacacagcaTAAACAGCCTGTAAAATCAAAATAGGATGTACAATAATAGAATTCTGAAAAATTTACATGGATTGTCCATCTCATGGTATATTATGGTAGATTTATTTCAGAACGTATTTTTTTTTCTAGGCACTCCCACAAACCCCAACTTAGACAGCATcaatcatgtcactgttttatatatttttatgtgcatAAACGTGCATAttgagaaatataattttttagataGACTTCACCTGTCTAATGAAGCTGTTGAACAGAATGTCTTGCATTTGTGCTCCTACACAGTTTgcaatgaaacatttatttgaaatgCAGCAATTCTGTGGTCATTGTTTTTTATGCAGGTTGTGGCCCTCGGAGAGGTTCCTGATGGGACGGTGGTCACAGTGATGGCTGGGAATGATGAGAACTATTCAGCTGAGCTCAGGAATGCCTCAGGTGTCATGAAGAACCAGGTGGCCCGCTTCAACGACCTGCGCTTTGTGGGCCGAAGTGGAAGAGGTTCGTCCACCTTTTCATGATTGTTGGAATTTTTGAAAACCCTTATCACGCACATTCCACAAGGATGTGTGTTCAGAACCAGGATGGTTAAGGAGTTTTTTGACCATTTCTCATTTATCAACATTGTGTTTGTGCTGACTGGTGCTGAAACGAAAAGGAGTCATTTGCTCAACTGACGCCAATTGCATGTTAGCATTTAACTGCACACTACCAATGAAAAGTTTGAtaacacctactcattctttattattactatttttcacatttttcacattttagaataataacaaagtcattaaaactatgaaataacacagattgaagtttgtacattttgtagtgaccaaaaatgtcaaccaacttcatgagttGCATCCTGTAATGCTTTTTActataaacagtattgaaggagttcccatgtaagCTGGGCAGTTGTTGGCTGATTTTCCTTAATTATTTCTgtccaactcatccatttaaaataactaaaaaaatgacaaatggcatgaataaattaaaatgtaagttatgtaaagaaattcattcatAGTCACGATTTCTATCTGTctttaaaactaatttcaagcatttaagcatgagATCAACAGGTttgtaagatcatgaaaaacatactttcagtcaagtgtgtccaaacttttgactggtattttcaagacCTTTAAAATTGTACCAGCTTCTGTTTACACAAGCTTAGCTTCTTAATTCATTGAGAGAGTTTGTATTGTTACCCTATGATTTTGTTGTATTAGGCTTAATCATTTAATATTTACCTTGCACAATGTGATGTGGAGGAATCCTCCAGGGAGATTTTGTAACAAGCATGAGGTCATACAGGGACACATGACATTCTTAGAATAATTATAGTCAGTCTGTGTACTCAGCTATCAGTTACGAACCACATCACCACACTGCCGGTAAGAACGCACTCATTAAATTACAGGTCTATGTGCGTTCTGTACTAAGGTTTCTCATACGATTAACGGTAACTTGCCCACCTAACGTTCATATGTGTGTTATATAATTTTGGTTTAGTTATGAAGGTTGTTTGAAACACTTGAATTCTGCCTATCACCCAGATCATTTTATCaaaggtgcagtgtgtaattCTGCACCATCAACGTCGTCATTCggagttgcaaaaataattacaaacaggtttcccgaacactcgtCTTGTCTggcattggttggacaaacagataacCGCGCCCagcatgatctcatgaaaattatgagaCTGTGGCAACACTTTTGCAACACGGATTGTccagttctgaagtgaaatgtcactgtgtgacgctaaaagcgagttaaatgttctcccagacagatgaggttttaaatcaacaaaacctacctttaaCTAACCTTTAACCTAagtctaaccgatagtgtcataacaGCAATTGTAAGATGAAAAACGTGATCACacaattttgtggtgcttctgtgacacctTCAACTCACATGTCGACTCGCGTGTTCTCCAGGACTCGTACCCcattcctttgcattgcaagagacaaacttgtaaatgtatttggttatgtaatgcaaacattaaaatgtattgctttacAAGTCATACGctatagcagtggttctcaacctttcaAAGACCAACCACATTGGAGAATCACTGATTCTCACAGAGCTGCGCGTTTAAGAGCTCGAGGCCGGTCTGCGAGTAAAAACGTACCTTCTTTGCCTTGCACTggtctgtccattgagccgtatccatctacagagccatacaggtgcattagcggaggttgtgtcTCTGCCtttgtatttgacgctgctaaaccagatacttcagatgtgtcgctagacttcaaaatcagatgaaccgcggaACAAATGCGTACCAagccgtataattgagaaccaactgatatactccaagtctagttaaacgttttaatgcaaagaggaacttgacgatagatttgtttattatgagtgataaacgccccccatttgtaaccaaACGCCTCCCTCTCTACTAAtatgctctcagcgccccctggcgtcctttgaatgcccccgttgagaacccctgcgctatagtaaaagtgttttaatgtcataagatagcattgtgtgaggactAGGGTGAAAAATAATGTAGGTGTTAAAGAACTTATGATCTGGCGTTTtaatcgtgatttgtgtgaaagtgataaaagtcactgttgttgtagcacctctagtgttcatttcaccaggaaactgccacgatacgtgcaacggccacgtaaaaataattttgcaaaaatgtaggtatactGCATTAATGtggttctatgagaccaggtagaccacgtcccaaactcacgccattggtcgggCTAATATTGCTTTGTTGGGCTGGTCTGGATGCtcgaacaaaaataaatgttttggtaGTGGCACAAAGTGTTTAAACATTTTGggggaatcaacctatgaataaattaatgttgtctgcatattaaactgataaaggataaagtattttagcactgaaagaaattacacacatcaagACCACAAAAGTCTTGTATTGTTTAAAGCTTGCACACTCCTTACAAAGATCAAACAACAAGGTTCTTTCGGTTCTTCCAAATATTAGATTCTTAAAGCTTCATGATTTATGACACTTGAGATTTATTTGATTTTCCAAAGATTCTAAGGGAACCAGTGCCgtttctagcttgtatggtgccctgggcgaaCCCCCCTTCagcacacacaccaaacacacacacactaacaatatttttttgggggggatgcCCAATTTACCGGGGGGACCCAGGGGGCATGGGTGGTGCCGCGCTTGCCACCCAATTTAGCCGGCTGGGGGGTTTGGATTGGGTTGGGTTGGGTTCGTGCCGCCTGCACTTGCCACCCCCAGCATGTCAGccctgcccatgtcgcccattcTTAAATCCCCCACTGAAGGGAACGAAGACATGCCATATATTGTATTACCAATATGttcaatttatttttacattatcagAGCCATTTGGtgttatttcaatattttatgatTGAGAGTTTTATGAAATCAGTGTCAGCAGATTTGTGGTGCTGAGGTTCCATGTGTCTTGCCAGCTGTTTCCCAGCGTTGCCAAAGTATTCCGCCCACTACTTCCTGTCTCCCCAGCAAACCAGGGGCATTCATGAGCAAGAACCAGTGGAGCGTTATGTTAATCCCTTGTTCCCTTGCTTTAAACCACCGGAGAGCACAAATTGTCTGGAATTTTTGTTAGGGAAATGATATGTCGGCCGAAGGTCAAGTTTGCCAATACCACACTTTAGTGTGGTACAATTCTGAGCTTAACATTCCAAGCAGCCTACGGTCCTCTTTATGGGCAGTTGACAAACAACATGTCCAtaaaccaacctggtctcatagaatcacgttactgtacctatatttttacaaaattattttaacgTGGCTCGTTATATGTACATTATCGGCACtggaggcactaaaacaacaatgaatttTATTCCCTTCCCCACAAATGAACACTtaatttttgccctgttcctcacacaatgctatcttatgacatcaaaacacttttactatagtaatagtaAAAAggcaatacatttaaaaaaaacagttattattTGTGCAATTCCGTTTGTTgccactagtggcgcagaaattatacacttcacctttaagtttttcaccatttttaaccACACTTGTGCTTTCACTTGTTTATTTTAAAAGGTTCTCCAATGTTACAAAtgaatgtattaaaatataaatattccaTGCAGCCTCTAAATTTATATGAGGCCATAAAAGCTCCATATAaaagatttttaaataattaatgctgtttaaaatagtttaaggaggagtacagcatgtcacactgcaaaaCATGTAAAATTCCCAAATTAATTTTATGTTCACTACCCTTATGTACAGTTTTAtcccataaaaaaattaaaaaacatataaaataaaatacaaaattcagGAAGTTTATGCTGTATTCATGTGTCTACTGCTGATTCCTAATTGATTAAATCTATAAATATCCCTAAAAATATTAAGCTTATGGAGTCTTGTCTGAGCATGGCAGCTGCTTTAACAGTGAGTAAAACCCTTAAACATTTGTGTGTTTGCACAGGGAAGAGCTTCACCCTGACCATTACAGTATTCACAAACCCACCGCAAGTGGCCACTTACCACAGAGCCATTAAGGTCACGGTGGACGGGCCGCGAGAACCCAGGAGTGAGTACACCTTATATTACATAATGCTGTGACTAACCACATCCATGAGTCATGTCATCACATTCACCACTCTTTCAGGCCACAATCGCTCCTCATCAAAGGTTTGTGGTCATTCGATGCATGTGCTGTTGACTGATTTTTTTATCTGATTTCATGAAATCATTGCAGAAGAAattcaaacaagatataaaacaaaggcaacttgagtaaacacaaaatacagttttcaaatatattatatacataaatattttttatttttattttttattattgaagcaaaaaagttatccaacacctatatcacccatgtgaaaaacgaactgccccctttAACTtcatagctggttgtgccacctttagcagcaaccactgcaaccaaacgcttccgataactggagatcagtctttcacaacaccgTGGTGGAATTTTTTAtgttagttcagccacattggagggttttcgagcatgaactgcccgtttaaggtcctgccacagcatctcaattgggttcaagtcaggactttgactaggccactccaaaactttaatttagcttcttttgagccattcagaggtggacttactcctattctttggatcattgtcttgctgcataatcctgttgcgcttgagcttcaactcatggactgatgaccggacgttctcctttaagattttctggtagagagcagaattcatgtttccctcaactGCAAgttgccctgaagcagcaaagcatccccacaccatcacactaccaccaccatacttgaccaaaatgatgatttttgtggaattctgtgtttgatttacgccagatgtaacgggaccctgTCTTCCAAATAGTTCCagtttcgactcatcagtccacaaaacattctcCCAAATGGTTTGAggatcaaggtgtgttttggcaaaattcagacgacccttaatgttcttctgggttagcagtggttttcgcctcgccactcttccatggatgccagttttggccagtgtctttctgatagtggagtcatgaacagtgacctttattgatgcaagagaggtctgcagttccttggatgttgtccttggcttttttgtgacttcctggatgagtcgtctctgtgctcttggaggaattttggaaggccggctacttctgggaaggttcactactgtgccaagttttctccatttggagataatggctctcactgtggttctttggagtcccagagcctttgaaatagctttgtaacccttcccagactgatgtatttcaatcacctttttcctcatcatttctggattTTCTTTCGACCTtcgcatagtgtgctactgggtgagacattttagccaacttcatgctgctgaaaaagtcctatttaggtgttgatttagttgaacagggctggcagtaatcagacctgggtgtgtctagtccagctgaaccccattatgaatgcagtttcatagatttggggatttagtaactaagggggcaaatactttttcatacaggcccagttggtattggataatcttttttttttttttttttttttttttaataacaatataattaaaaaactgtattttttgtttacttAGATTGCCTGTGCTTTATGTTAGATttggtttgaatttttgaaacaatttagtaagagatatacagaaaaacagaagaaatcaggatggggcaaatactatatatatatatatatatatatatatatatatatatatatatatatatatatattgtagattTTCCCACGTTCTACGTTTCTCCATCACCCCACGacgttcacatgaaacttacaccATCATGATAAGATCAGAAACGTGCATTAAGTTCtataaatagggtcagttttgttttcatgttgacgTTAAAGAATTCACACTTTTCTAAGTTGCTATTGGTTGCCAGCTGGTTTTTCATTGTTATCTTAacaagctgtctgtctgtctggtcaGGATAGTCTGCACAGAGGCTCCGCCATAGTACCATTGTGCTGCATCAGCTTGTTTTAATGGCTCTTATAAAACATAGCGGGGGGAAAAACTACTACATCTGTCAGTGCCAACTGGTCTGGCAAGCAGCTGTTTCActttattatgaaaaaaatatatactttcgtCTTGGCAAAGAATTCAAGCCATCACATCCCTAACAACATTTCTCCCTCtccctttctctgtctctttttccTGCTCTTTTACTTTCAGACTATTCTCAATGAACACATATGGTACTAGTATTTAGAGGCCCTTAGACACAACGGCTGTATATGGTCTAGATTCTTCATTGTATTACAATGGCCTCTAGCAACTGCAGGCCTTGTCTTTGATGTTGAAGACTTCCTCTACTTCTGCCTTATCTATAAGTGAAGTTTTGAAAGGCTTGCAGGCCATGTTATTGTGCGTAGTAACAGATGAAAGGTTCCGAATACTGGAGGTCGTTTACATGGTGCTTTTCGTTTAGTGATGATTTGATATTGGAAAGCTCCTGCCTCGGCTGTTTCTTTTCTGTGGCTGCAGTACACTATCAGATTACAATTAAGAATGCCACCTAAGGATTTTACATTGCAAAGCTTTTAGATGTGTCGAAGGAACTTAcaagtaataaaataagaaataagttaataatggaatactagtgtactgGTTGTTACATACTCAACAttgtacaacagttagttctggtcctccaatctgattggacaagctgtgttccaagagtgctgatatacagTCCAACATCACTGAGACACATTACTATTTGTATTACTCTGCTTCTCCGTGTTCATGACTTTCACTAAATAgtagattttaaaatgtttatgtttattcacTGATTCGATAAGTGACCCTTTATGGAGACTGCATAATTACTCCAGTAGGTAGGACAAATTAGCGTATTTTGTGTCACTAGTGAGTCACTGAATgatgaaaactgattttttttaaatccctgaaTCTTTCAAGGCAGAAAAAATGGAATTGAACTAAACTGATTTGTTCACatgaaagatttgttcaaaacCACTGATTTGTTTACGAATGAAACACCACTTGTTTCAAACCTGCAGAGCTTTGATGACGCTTTTGCttcttttgtaattattttcactGTCGGAAATTGGCCAGTTTTAAACTGAAATATAAGTTAATATTATTATACTTCTTTGTgaaactgttgtatttaaaaaataataatatgttttagaCATGTCAAAGTGGCATACAGTTCAGAACAGTATACTAATGTACTGCTTACTACATACTgcaaagtatatactgtatactgcttactatttttaatatacagtttACATGAAACAGTATGCGGTATGTTTGATGAATGTTTTAATaaacagtatgcagtaagcaaTGATATATGTTTGTTTCAGACAGTAAAATGCTGTTATTATCAACcataaatatggttatttttcatttaaaatagatttttatgtaaaaatgtcaacttttggttgtccaatcaaataatgagtctaGAAAAAGATGTTAAAACTTAGACATTAATATATCATCCATCACTGTTCTGGTCAAAACACACCTGTGCTCTAAGCACATGCGAATGTCTGTGCGTTTGCTGACACAAATCATTATACAGCAGTGCAAGTCATGCGTGCCCTCTTAATAATTTAACATTTCTTACTCTGCACTGATTTTATCGGAAAATGCCTAATTTACATTTCTGCCTCATTAAACCTTAAATTGGTGTTAATGAGCAGGTTATTAGGGAAGAGGACCGGCGCACACGTTCAGACAATCATTACAGTGTACTGTCAAAAATTGCCGACATTTCCCCGCCAGCCAAACAGCTGATAGAGTGTCTCGTCTGTCCATAATTATAGTTTTAAAAATCATTGAAAGAACTagaacatgtttttgtacataaaataattattatttcagtCAAAATATCCTGCTCTCATTATGCCACATTCGGGTGGTCTAAATGTTCATTTgggtcatgtttttttatttgtctgccaCCCTAGCCTCATTCTGATATCCAGGAAATATAttaatgtgtttgtgtatttaataGATCTTGATGGGTGCCATATGAATTCTGCCTGAAGAGTAACCCCAGAGCTGTGAATCAATAGAGGCATGACAGTGCGTAAGACAACGAGAGCGTTGAGTGTTTTGCTGTGACATATGTCCCTCAGATCAGTAAATGAGTTTGCTTCTTGATTGGCTCGCATGTGGGTTGTTTTCACAGACAGAACTCTTCAGCAGCCCTATGcacctgtttttttattgttattgtatcaTAACAGTGCAGGCCTGCTGATACAACACTTGAATGGAATTATGGAAAGGGTTTTTATAAAGTTAATGCAAGGATAGGAAAAACAAAATTGTGCATACTGTATGTCTAATGTACAAGTCAGTTGTTGCTGATAGGCTACTGTTCCGTTTCTTTTAAAACCACATAGAGCTTTGAAGTATAATATTTGAGACTAATTGTCAATAAGAATTGTTAATatagataattattaataaatagatAGGTAAAGCATGTTAAGATACACTTTGAGTTTGGCTTagaaaagccttgtctgaaagtttaaactagttaaaaaaaaaaaaaaagtttagaggTTATAGATAgattaaagcagattaaagcccaaagtatacttcagttttgatgTGAACGCTTAGCGTCTGCATCCAGTCAAAccctcagcctttcaaagtactgTATACTTAATTTATCTGTGCACGCATACACAGGCTGTTGGCGCAtgttcaggagtttagacccataaagatgtctttatagtccttcggACTCAAGATACACAAATGCAGTTATCTCCTGACCTCTTCACACACGCACTCTTGATGCGCACATActctgttgttgtttccacctccATCTtgtacatcttcttctagcgctCCTTTGTGACACCAACAGCTGCTCAacggtgagtgttgccaccttgtggac
The nucleotide sequence above comes from Myxocyprinus asiaticus isolate MX2 ecotype Aquarium Trade chromosome 25, UBuf_Myxa_2, whole genome shotgun sequence. Encoded proteins:
- the LOC127415663 gene encoding runt-related transcription factor 2-like isoform X4 translates to MASNSLFSSVTSCQQSFFWDPSAGRRFSPPVSVKMNDVNSSAGHQLQQDGAVVPRLRAQENRSMAEIIADHPAELVRTDSPNFLCSVLPSHWRCNKTLPVAYKVVALGEVPDGTVVTVMAGNDENYSAELRNASGVMKNQVARFNDLRFVGRSGRGKSFTLTITVFTNPPQVATYHRAIKVTVDGPREPRRHRPKLDDSPKAGLFSDRLSELERIRQSTMRVTVPTQTLRPSLSSPNTFTHQGQTQIADPREAQSSPPWSYDQTYPSYLSPMASPSMHSTTPLSSSRATGLPSISDVPRRLPGNQLQQVRQI